The Parvibaculum sp. DNA segment GGCATTGGCCTGCCGGTCGTTGACGACGAAGAAATTGTCGGTGTTGGCGGCGAACATCGACAGCGACCAGTAGGTGTCCGGCACCGGCGATGTGATGCGCAGCGGCCGCGCGCCGACATCGTAGACGCAGGCCGTGTAGAGGAGATCGGGGCTCGGACGGACGATGCCGCGCGCCGCAGCCGTCGCGGGCTCGGGATAGAGCGGCTTGTTGACGCCACCGGCCTGTGCGGCGATGCCGGCCATGGCGCGGTCCATGATGCCATAGGGCAGGGCGAAGATCGTCAGGATATGAAAGACGGCGGCAAGCACGATCGTGCCGGCGATCCACATGGGCCATGTCTTCATCGTGAGCACGCCTCCCTGGCGATGCGCGGCAGCGCGATCCTGGACGGGTCGCGAACCGCTTCCTCGGCCGGATTGTAAAGTCGAAGTGTCAGCGTGAACGTCCCGTCGCCCTCGCCGGTCGGTATCCAATTGACGCCGCTTTCCGACGGACCGGCCGAAATGACGAAACTGCCGTCGTCCTCGCGCGCCACCGTGTTGCCGCCAAAGGAATAGCGGTCTTGCGGGTTGGGGATCAGATAATGGTCGGCGGCATAGGCCGTGATGCTCCACCAGCGTGCCGGCGGATCGGAGCCGACGATCTTGTAGCTGCACTGCATGCGCAGCGTCTCGCCGTTGCTATCCGTCGCGGCGGTGAAATAGATTGTCTCGCTGCGATTGAGCGCCAGCAATCCGCCGACGGCGACGCGGGCGCGCGTGTAGGGATCGGCATCGGCGGAACCGATAACGTCGCTCGTCATCCACGGGCCGACGGCGGTCGTGCTGCCGAGGCCGCCGCGCAGAAGCAGCAACGCCGATCCGACGCCCAGAACGAGCGCGACGACAAAAGATGCAAGAAGCTTCAGGAAGAGCTTCAATATTCCCCCACCGGATCCTTCTGGATCCGAAACCGGTCCACGCTTCGCCTCGCCGCACCCCCGCCCGCGAATCGCAACGCCGAACATCCAAAACCGTGCCGGTGCAACAGTCAAAGGGAATATGCGGGGGTGGTTAACTCTCAGGCGCCGGAAAGCGCCTCGCGCTTCAATTCGAGTTCGAGCCAGCGTTCCTCGGCCGCGGAAAGCTCCGCCCGGAGCGCATCGTGGCGTGCCGTCGCCTTATGGAAATCGTCGGGGCTGCGCGCATAAAGGTCCGGATCCGCGAGCTTCTGTTCGAGCGCGGCGATTTCCGCGGCAAGCCGCGGCATTTTCTCCTGAAGTTCCTCGATGGCGCGCTGCTCCTTGTAGCCGAGCTTGCCCGCCGGCCGCGCGCGCTCCGGCCGAACGGACGTGACCGCTGCACGGCCCGGACGCGATGCCTCGCTGCGTTGGTGCCGGGACTGGGTCAGGTAGTCCGAATAGCCGCCCGGATACTCGGCGGCGTTGCCCGCGCCGTCGAGCGCAATGACGGAGGTGACGACGCGGTCGAGAAAGTCGCGATCGTGGCTGACCAGCAGAACGGTGCCGTCATAGTCGGTCAGCATTTCCTGCAGCAGGTCGAGTGTTTCCATGTCGAGATCGTTGGTCGGCTCATCGAGCACGAGCAGGTTCGACGGTTTCGCCAGCGCCTGCGCCAGCAGCAACCGGCATTGCTCGCCGCCCGACAGCGCCTTGACGGGCTGGCGCGCCTGCGACTCTCGAAATAGGAAGTCCTTGAGATAGGAAACCACATGGCGCGGTTTACCGCGCACCATCACCTGGTCGCCGCCGCCTTCGCACAAGGTTTGCCAGAGCGTCGCTTCGGGATCGAGCAGCGCGCGCGTCTGGTCGACATAGACGGGCGTCAGGTTGGTGCCGAGGCGTATCGTGCCGCTGTCGGGCTTCAGCGCGCCAGTGAGTATTTTCAGCAGCGTCGTCTTGCCCGCGCCATTGGGGCCGATCAGCCCGACCTTGTCGCCGCGCATGATGCGCGTTGAAAAATTATCGACGGCGACGCGCACGCTGCCGTCCGGCTGCGGCCAGCCTTTCGATATGCCCTTCGCTTCGACGACAAGCGATCCCGACGCCGAGCCGCTTTCCGCAACCAGCTCGACGCGGCCCGTCTGGCCGACGCGCCGTGCGCGGTCGGCGCGCATCGCATGCAGGCGCCGCAGCCGTCCCTGGTTGCGCGTGCGCCGCGCCGAAATGCCTTCGCGCGACCACTGCGTCTCCTGTTCGATCAGCCGGTCGAGCTTGTGCGCGACGGTTTCCTCCTCGGCGAGAATTTGTTCCGACCACGCCTCGAATGACGAGAAGCCTTTGTCGAGGCGGCGGATCGCACCACGGTCGAGCCACAAGCAACCGGCCGTCAGCCGGCGCAGGAAGGCCCGGTCATGGCTGATGAGAATGAAGGCGCCGCGAAACTGCGACAGCGTTTCCTCGAGCCATTCGATCGACGGCAGGTCGAGATGGT contains these protein-coding regions:
- a CDS encoding ATP-binding cassette domain-containing protein gives rise to the protein MAPPLLALRDIRVAFADQVLISGASFALAAGDRLCLVGRNGSGKSTLLRIAAGLAEPDGGEIFRQPGTRIAYLEQAPDFGGAATVLDYATAGGAETHKAQAALDELKLSPGADPATLSGGEGRKAALARVLAEEPDILLLDEPTNHLDLPSIEWLEETLSQFRGAFILISHDRAFLRRLTAGCLWLDRGAIRRLDKGFSSFEAWSEQILAEEETVAHKLDRLIEQETQWSREGISARRTRNQGRLRRLHAMRADRARRVGQTGRVELVAESGSASGSLVVEAKGISKGWPQPDGSVRVAVDNFSTRIMRGDKVGLIGPNGAGKTTLLKILTGALKPDSGTIRLGTNLTPVYVDQTRALLDPEATLWQTLCEGGGDQVMVRGKPRHVVSYLKDFLFRESQARQPVKALSGGEQCRLLLAQALAKPSNLLVLDEPTNDLDMETLDLLQEMLTDYDGTVLLVSHDRDFLDRVVTSVIALDGAGNAAEYPGGYSDYLTQSRHQRSEASRPGRAAVTSVRPERARPAGKLGYKEQRAIEELQEKMPRLAAEIAALEQKLADPDLYARSPDDFHKATARHDALRAELSAAEERWLELELKREALSGA
- a CDS encoding DUF1214 domain-containing protein: MKLFLKLLASFVVALVLGVGSALLLLRGGLGSTTAVGPWMTSDVIGSADADPYTRARVAVGGLLALNRSETIYFTAATDSNGETLRMQCSYKIVGSDPPARWWSITAYAADHYLIPNPQDRYSFGGNTVAREDDGSFVISAGPSESGVNWIPTGEGDGTFTLTLRLYNPAEEAVRDPSRIALPRIAREACSR
- a CDS encoding DUF1254 domain-containing protein, giving the protein MKTWPMWIAGTIVLAAVFHILTIFALPYGIMDRAMAGIAAQAGGVNKPLYPEPATAAARGIVRPSPDLLYTACVYDVGARPLRITSPVPDTYWSLSMFAANTDNFFVVNDRQANAGSIEIILATDDTANGGNGAPVVVAPSSRGIILFRSLIASDEERASIDAMRRQSGCEPL